Below is a window of Desulfovermiculus halophilus DSM 18834 DNA.
CACTGCAGCGAGAGCGGCGAAGCCAGCTCAGAAGCCATGTTCAGGCCGATGACAGCTGTATGTCGGGCTGCTTTTGACGAAAGGAGCAAAGAAATGTATGTGCATGGCGTCTAATCTCAGACATATCTTATCAATTACACCTGCTGACATTGGCGGAGGGAGCCGTCTGTTCGCTCCAGCCTGGATGGTGCATTCCGTACTCTGATCAGCAACCATCAAACCCAATGCGGGGAGGACGTATGAACATTCTGGTCTGTGTAAAGCGAGTACCGGACACGGCCGAGAACGAGATCGAGATCAACGCGGCCGGGAACGACATTGAGCGTGACGATCTGGTTTACTCGGTCAACGAGTGGGACAACTACGCGGTGGAAGAGGCCATCCAGTTACGAGACAAGCTGGGGGGCAGCGTGACCGTGGTCACGGTTGGCGACGAGGACTCGGAAGAGGTCCTGCGCCGGGAGATGGCCATGGGCGCGGACAACGGTATTCTGCTGTCCGACGATGCCTTTGCCGGCTCGGACGGGAAGGGTGTGGCCAAGATACTCAAAGGGGTTGTGGAAAAGGGCGGTTACGACCTGATCCTGACCGGAGCCCAGGCCGACGAGGGCGCGGCCCAGGTAGGGGGGATGCTGGCGGCCATGCTGGATTATCCGTACGCCTCCCTGGTCAACGCCATTGAGGTGGTGGATGATTCCAAGCTGAAGGTGGGCCGGGAGATCG
It encodes the following:
- a CDS encoding electron transfer flavoprotein subunit beta/FixA family protein, which codes for MNILVCVKRVPDTAENEIEINAAGNDIERDDLVYSVNEWDNYAVEEAIQLRDKLGGSVTVVTVGDEDSEEVLRREMAMGADNGILLSDDAFAGSDGKGVAKILKGVVEKGGYDLILTGAQADEGAAQVGGMLAAMLDYPYASLVNAIEVVDDSKLKVGREI